A genomic window from Lotus japonicus ecotype B-129 chromosome 1, LjGifu_v1.2 includes:
- the LOC130732914 gene encoding heat shock protein 90-6, mitochondrial-like isoform X2 — MNLTFTLPSFVPTMHRLPRRSSSLSNILRLGVALRRATLSSASVAENDAKFRCYSSFLRSDTSSAQPNWKRGMFLLKRYQSTTAAADESSAVSGSASAQRFEYQPEVSRLMDLIVNGSNSYKDVFVRELISNASDDLNKLQVLSFTEPELLKDNVDFHILIKTDKDNGIITITDTGIGMTKKELVDCLGTIAQSGTAKFLKALKDGKDAGGDNKLIGQYGVGFFSAFLVSDRVVVSTKSPKSDKRYVWEGEANASSYTIYEEPNPEKPLPRGTHLTLYLKRDYKGFAHPERIEKLVRNYSQYVPFRVFFWKEEEYTLEGLAEAKTDKQDENTEKKKTITVPMNYWDTTINEPEPIWLRYPSRVEREEYLEFYKNTFNEYLEPLASSSHRFSEKLQKEKLKYDPENELVFTSTLYVPAIAPSRKDDIVNPKTKNIRLYVERVFISDDFDGELFPRYLSFLKGMVESAKLPINVSREEFQASPIVRIMRAHLVRMAFDMIAGIAFNDDREVYEKFWENYGKHLKLGCIEDHENHKRIAPLLRFFSSKSEEELISLDEYVENMKPDQKDIYYVAADSVSSAKSSPYVEKLAEKDLEVLFLVEDPIDEVAIQNLKSYMELNFVDIGKEDLVLGDKNEETRKGEGSVEALEAEVVVNPLTLVVRSEKTV, encoded by the exons atgaATCTCACTTTCACACTTCCTTCCTTCGTTCCAACCATGCACCGCCTTCCACGGCGATCTTCCTCCCTTTCTAACATTCTCCGACTCGGCGTCGCTCTTCGCCGTGCCACACTTTCCTCTGCCTCG GTGGCTGAAAATGACGCCAAATTCAGGTGTTATTCTTCTTTCTTACGCTCTGACACTTCCAGTGCTCAGCCGAATTGGAAAAGGGGCATGTTTTTGCTCAAACGATATCAATCTactactgctgctgctgatgAATCTTCTGCTGTGTCGGGTTCCGCGTCTGCTCAAAGATTTGAGTACCAACCAGag GTTAGCCGTCTCATGGACCTCATTGTTAACGGTTCAAACAGTTACAAGGATGTGTTTGTTAGGGAACTTATCAG cAATGCTAGTGATGACTTGAATAAGCTGCAAGTTCTGAGTTTTACAGAGCCTGAACTGTTGAAGGATAATGTTGATTTTCATATCCTCATTAAGACTGATAAAGATAATGGGATTATCACTATTAC AGATACGGGCATAGGTATGACTAAGAAAGAACTAGTCGATTGTCTTGGAACTATTGCTCAAAGTGGAACTGCAAAGTTTTTGAAGGCTTTAAAG GATGGCAAAGATGCTGGTGGTGACAACAAATTAATTGGTCAATATGGCGTAGGATTTTTTTCCGCCTTTCTGGTTTCTGATCGG GTGGTTGTCTCAACTAAGAGTCCAAAATCTGATAAGCGATATGTTTGGGAAGGAGAGGCAAATGCGAGCTCATATACCATATATGAGGAGCCTAATCCTGAGAAGCCTCTTCCTAGAGGAACTCACCTTACACTGTATCTTAAG AGGGACTACAAAGGGTTTGCTCATCCAGAGAGGATTGAAAAGCTTGTGAGAAACTACTCGCAATATGTCCCATTCCGGGTATTCTTCTGGAAGGAAGAGGAGTACACGCTTGAA GGTCTGGCTGAAGCCAAAACAGATAAACAAGATGAGAATACTGAG aagaaaaaaactatAACTGTTCCTATGAATTATTGGGACACCACCATAAATGAACCTGAACCTATTTGG CTTCGTTATCCTTCACGAGTCGAAAGGGAGGAGTACTTAGAGTTTTACAAGAATACTTTCAATGAATACCTGGAGCCATTGGCATCATCATCACACAGGTTCTCTGAG AAATTGCAAAAGGAGAAATTAAAGTATGATCCTGAG AATGAGTTAGTGTTTACGTCTACACTTTATGTTCCTGCCATTGCTCCCTCAAGGAAGGATGACATAGTCAATCCCAAGACCAAGAATATTAGACTTTATGTGGAGAGAGTGTTCATTTCAGATGACTTTGATGGAGAACTG TTCCCCAGATACTTAAGTTTTCTCAAAGGTATGGTTGAGTCAGCCAAACTTCCAATCAACGTGTCACGCGAAGAATTTCAGGCGAGCCCCATA GTGCGGATTATGAGGGCACACTTGGTTAGAATGGCTTTTGATATGATTGCGGGGATAGCCTTTAATGATGACAGAGAG GTCTATGAGAAGTTCTGGGAGAACTATGGCAAACACTTGAAATTGGGTTGCATTGAAGACCAtgagaatcacaaacgaattgCTCCATTGCTTCGGTTTTTCTCGTCCAAAAGTGAGGAAGAACTGATAAGCTTGGATGAGTATGTTGAGAACATGAAACCTGATCAAAAGGATATTTATTACGTTGCTGCTGACAGTGTGTCTAGTGCAAAGAGCTCACCTTACGTGGAGAAACTTGCGGAGAAAGATCTTGAA GTCCTGTTTTTGGTGGAGGATCCAATAGACGAGGTTGCCATTCAAAACCTTAAATCATACATGGAACTGAATTTTGTTGACATTGGCAAGGAAGACTTGGTTCTAG GCGATAAAAATGAAGAAACTAGAAAGGGAGAAGGAAGTGTTGAAGCTCTAGAAGCTGAGGTAGTTGTGAACCCACTGACGCTGGTGGTCAGAAGTGAAAAGACTGTCTAG
- the LOC130732914 gene encoding heat shock protein 90-6, mitochondrial-like isoform X1 → MNLTFTLPSFVPTMHRLPRRSSSLSNILRLGVALRRATLSSASVAENDAKFRCYSSFLRSDTSSAQPNWKRGMFLLKRYQSTTAAADESSAVSGSASAQRFEYQPEVSRLMDLIVNGSNSYKDVFVRELISNASDDLNKLQVLSFTEPELLKDNVDFHILIKTDKDNGIITITDTGIGMTKKELVDCLGTIAQSGTAKFLKALKDGKDAGGDNKLIGQYGVGFFSAFLVSDRVVVSTKSPKSDKRYVWEGEANASSYTIYEEPNPEKPLPRGTHLTLYLKRDYKGFAHPERIEKLVRNYSQYVPFRVFFWKEEEYTLEGLAEAKTDKQDENTEKKKKTITVPMNYWDTTINEPEPIWLRYPSRVEREEYLEFYKNTFNEYLEPLASSSHRFSEKLQKEKLKYDPENELVFTSTLYVPAIAPSRKDDIVNPKTKNIRLYVERVFISDDFDGELFPRYLSFLKGMVESAKLPINVSREEFQASPIVRIMRAHLVRMAFDMIAGIAFNDDREVYEKFWENYGKHLKLGCIEDHENHKRIAPLLRFFSSKSEEELISLDEYVENMKPDQKDIYYVAADSVSSAKSSPYVEKLAEKDLEVLFLVEDPIDEVAIQNLKSYMELNFVDIGKEDLVLGDKNEETRKGEGSVEALEAEVVVNPLTLVVRSEKTV, encoded by the exons atgaATCTCACTTTCACACTTCCTTCCTTCGTTCCAACCATGCACCGCCTTCCACGGCGATCTTCCTCCCTTTCTAACATTCTCCGACTCGGCGTCGCTCTTCGCCGTGCCACACTTTCCTCTGCCTCG GTGGCTGAAAATGACGCCAAATTCAGGTGTTATTCTTCTTTCTTACGCTCTGACACTTCCAGTGCTCAGCCGAATTGGAAAAGGGGCATGTTTTTGCTCAAACGATATCAATCTactactgctgctgctgatgAATCTTCTGCTGTGTCGGGTTCCGCGTCTGCTCAAAGATTTGAGTACCAACCAGag GTTAGCCGTCTCATGGACCTCATTGTTAACGGTTCAAACAGTTACAAGGATGTGTTTGTTAGGGAACTTATCAG cAATGCTAGTGATGACTTGAATAAGCTGCAAGTTCTGAGTTTTACAGAGCCTGAACTGTTGAAGGATAATGTTGATTTTCATATCCTCATTAAGACTGATAAAGATAATGGGATTATCACTATTAC AGATACGGGCATAGGTATGACTAAGAAAGAACTAGTCGATTGTCTTGGAACTATTGCTCAAAGTGGAACTGCAAAGTTTTTGAAGGCTTTAAAG GATGGCAAAGATGCTGGTGGTGACAACAAATTAATTGGTCAATATGGCGTAGGATTTTTTTCCGCCTTTCTGGTTTCTGATCGG GTGGTTGTCTCAACTAAGAGTCCAAAATCTGATAAGCGATATGTTTGGGAAGGAGAGGCAAATGCGAGCTCATATACCATATATGAGGAGCCTAATCCTGAGAAGCCTCTTCCTAGAGGAACTCACCTTACACTGTATCTTAAG AGGGACTACAAAGGGTTTGCTCATCCAGAGAGGATTGAAAAGCTTGTGAGAAACTACTCGCAATATGTCCCATTCCGGGTATTCTTCTGGAAGGAAGAGGAGTACACGCTTGAA GGTCTGGCTGAAGCCAAAACAGATAAACAAGATGAGAATACTGAG aagaagaaaaaaactatAACTGTTCCTATGAATTATTGGGACACCACCATAAATGAACCTGAACCTATTTGG CTTCGTTATCCTTCACGAGTCGAAAGGGAGGAGTACTTAGAGTTTTACAAGAATACTTTCAATGAATACCTGGAGCCATTGGCATCATCATCACACAGGTTCTCTGAG AAATTGCAAAAGGAGAAATTAAAGTATGATCCTGAG AATGAGTTAGTGTTTACGTCTACACTTTATGTTCCTGCCATTGCTCCCTCAAGGAAGGATGACATAGTCAATCCCAAGACCAAGAATATTAGACTTTATGTGGAGAGAGTGTTCATTTCAGATGACTTTGATGGAGAACTG TTCCCCAGATACTTAAGTTTTCTCAAAGGTATGGTTGAGTCAGCCAAACTTCCAATCAACGTGTCACGCGAAGAATTTCAGGCGAGCCCCATA GTGCGGATTATGAGGGCACACTTGGTTAGAATGGCTTTTGATATGATTGCGGGGATAGCCTTTAATGATGACAGAGAG GTCTATGAGAAGTTCTGGGAGAACTATGGCAAACACTTGAAATTGGGTTGCATTGAAGACCAtgagaatcacaaacgaattgCTCCATTGCTTCGGTTTTTCTCGTCCAAAAGTGAGGAAGAACTGATAAGCTTGGATGAGTATGTTGAGAACATGAAACCTGATCAAAAGGATATTTATTACGTTGCTGCTGACAGTGTGTCTAGTGCAAAGAGCTCACCTTACGTGGAGAAACTTGCGGAGAAAGATCTTGAA GTCCTGTTTTTGGTGGAGGATCCAATAGACGAGGTTGCCATTCAAAACCTTAAATCATACATGGAACTGAATTTTGTTGACATTGGCAAGGAAGACTTGGTTCTAG GCGATAAAAATGAAGAAACTAGAAAGGGAGAAGGAAGTGTTGAAGCTCTAGAAGCTGAGGTAGTTGTGAACCCACTGACGCTGGTGGTCAGAAGTGAAAAGACTGTCTAG
- the LOC130732913 gene encoding heat shock protein 90-6, mitochondrial — MHRLSQRSSSLSNLLRHGGFLRRRATLSAASSSVGENENDTKSRCYSSSSSSSSLLTSDKSTAHPNWKRDSIFLGKRYESTAAESSSSGDSPSAQRFEYQAEVSRLMDLIVNSLYSNKEVFLRELISNASDALDKLRFLSVTEPELMKDAVEFDIRIHTDKDNGIVTITDTGIGMTKQELIDCLGTIAQSGTAKFLKALKDSKDAGGDNNLIGQFGVGFYSAFLVADRVVVSTKSPKSDKQYVWEGEANASSYIISEETDPEKLVPRGTRLTLYLKRDDKGFAHPERIQKLVKNYSQFVSFPIYTWQEKGFTKEVEVDEDPAEAKTDEQDEKTEKKKKTKTVVEKYWDWELTNETQPIWLRNPKEVTKEEYNEFYKNTFNEYLEPLASSHFTTEGEVEFRSVLYVPAFAPSGKDDIINPKTKNIRLYVKRVFISDDFDGELFPRYLSFVKGVVDSNDLPLNVSREILQESRIVRIMRKRLVRKAFDMILGISMSENREDYEKFWDNFGKHLKLGCIEDRENHKRLAPLLRFFSNQSEEDLISLDEYVDCMQPDQKDIYYIAADSVSSAKNTPFLEKLAEKKLEVLFLVDPIDEVAIQNLKSYKEKNFVDISKEDLDLGDKNEEREKEVKQEFAQTCDWIKKRLGDKVASVQISNRLSSSPCVLVSGKFGWSANMERLMKAQSMGDASSMDFMRSRRVFEINPDHPIIRNLDAACKTNPDDQEAERAIDLLYDAALVSSGYTPDNPAQLGGKIYEMMSMALSGRWSASGQFQSTVTQPPVPEFVEAEVVEPTEADGQK, encoded by the exons ATGCACCGCCTTTCACAGCGTTCATCCTCCCTCTCTAACCTACTCCGTCACGGTGGCTTTCTTCGCCGCCGGGCCACACTTTCGGCTGCCTCGTCGTCGGTGGGTGAGAATGAGAATGACACCAAATCCAGatgttattcttcttcttcttcttcttcttctctattaaCCTCTGACAAATCCACTGCTCATCCCAATTGGAAACGGGACAGCATTTTTCTGGGCAAACGATATGAATCCACTGCTgctgaatcttcatcttctggGGATTCCCCGTCTGCTCAAAGATTTGAGTACCAAGCAGAg GTTAGCCGTCTCATGGACCTCATTGTTAACAGTCTATACAGTAACAAGGAGGTGTTTCTCAGGGAACTTATCAG TAATGCAAGCGATGCGTTGGACAAACTGCGGTTTTTGAGCGTTACAGAGCCTGAGCTGATGAAGGATGCGGTTGAATTTGATATCCGCATTCATACTGATAAAGATAATGGGATTGTCACTATTAC CGATACAGGCATTGGTATGACTAAGCAAGAATTGATTGATTGTCTTGGAACTATTGCTCAAAGTGGAACTGCAAAGTTTTTGAAAGCTTTAAAG GATAGCAAAGATGCTGGTGGTGACAACAACTTAATTGGTCAATTTGGTGTAGGATTTTATTCTGCTTTTCTGGTTGCTGATCGG GTGGTTGTCTCAACAAAGAGTCCAAAATCTGATAAACAATATGTTTGGGAAGGAGAGGCAAATGCTAGTTCATATATCATATCTGAGGAAACCGATCCTGAGAAGCTGGTTCCTAGAGGAACTCGCCTTACACTATATCTTAAG AGGGACGACAAAGGGTTTGCGCATCCAGAGCGGATTCAAAAGCTTGTGAAAAACTACTCACAATTTGTCTCATTCCCGATATACACTTGGCAGGAAAAGGGATTCACCAAAGAA GTGGAGGTTGATGAGGATCCGGCTGAAGCCAAAACGGATGAACAAGATGAGAAGACTGAG aagaagaagaaaactaaAACTGTTGTGGAGAAGTATTGGGATTGGGAGCTCACAAATGAGACCCAACCTATTTGG CTTCGTAATCCTAAAGAAGTCACTAAGGAGGAGTACAATGAGTTTTACAAGAATACTTTCAATGAATACCTGGAGCCATTGGCATCATCACACTTTACCACAGAG GGTGAGGTAGAATTTAGGTCTGTACTTTATGTTCCTGCCTTCGCTCCTTCAGGGAAGGATGATATAATCAATCCCAAGACCAAAAATATCAGACTTTATGTGAAAAGAGTTTTCATTTCAGATGACTTTGATGGAGAACTG TTCCCCAGATACTTAAGTTTCGTTAAAGGTGTGGTTGACTCAAATGACCTTCCACTCAACGTGTCACGTGAAATACTTCAAGAGAGCCGCATA GTGCGGATTATGAGGAAACGCTTGGTTAGAAAGGCTTTTGACATGATTCTGGGGATATCCATGAGTGAGAACAGAGAG GACTATGAGAAATTCTGGGATAACTTTGGCAAACACTTAAAATTGGGTTGCATTGAAGACCGTGAGAATCACAAACGACTTGCTCCATTGCTTCGGTTTTTCTCGAACCAAAGTGAGGAAGACCTGATCAGCTTGGATGAATATGTTGATTGCATGCAACCTGATCAAAAGGATATTTATTACATTGCTGCTGACAGCGTGTCTAGTGCTAAGAACACACCTTTCTTGGAGAAACTTGCGGAGAAAAAACTTGAA GTCTTGTTTTTGGTGGATCCAATAGACGAGGTTGCCATTCAAAACCTTAAATCATACAAGGAAAAGAATTTTGTTGACATTAGCAAGGAAGACTTGGATCTAG GTGATAAGAACGAGGAAAGGGAGAAGGAAGTGAAGCAGGAATTCGCCCAAACATGTGACTGGATCAAAAAACGTTTGGGAGATAAAGTCGCAAGTGTGCAAATTTCAAACAGACTTAGTTCTTCACCTTGTGTTCTGGTGTCAGGAAAATTTGGGTGGTCTGCAAACATGGAAAG GCTAATGAAGGCACAAAGTATGGGTGATGCCTCCAGCATGGATTTTATGAGAAGCAGAAGGGTGTTTGAGATCAACCCTGACCACCCTATTATCAGGAACTTGGAT GCTGCATGCAAAACAAATCCTGACGATCAAGAGGCCGAGAGAGCTATTGATCTTTTATATGATGCAGCATTGGTTTCCAGTGGTTATACG CCTGATAATCCAGCACAGCTTGGAGGAAAGATATACGAAATGATGAGCATGGCTCTCAGTGGTAGATGGTCAGCTTCTGGTCAGTTTCAGTCCACTGTAACCCAGCCCCCTGTCCCAGAATTTGTAGAAGCTGAGGTGGTTGAACCCACTGAGGCTGATGGTCAGAAGTGA